In Desulfosediminicola ganghwensis, a single window of DNA contains:
- a CDS encoding NUDIX domain-containing protein — MPKKMKFHYLVRGITFINGKVLLVRHLGASNTFLPGGHISIGEKAETALAREIEEEIGNKAIVQRFIGAVECTWEENNQNNHEINLVFEVAIPDIDSITPAHSNENHLEFYWVEPKELKTYNLQPYPLVKCIMDWKDNYNGFWGTTMNQRS, encoded by the coding sequence ATGCCTAAAAAGATGAAATTTCATTATTTAGTAAGGGGAATCACCTTCATAAATGGCAAAGTTCTGTTAGTTCGTCATTTAGGTGCCTCAAATACATTTTTACCTGGAGGGCACATCAGCATCGGCGAAAAAGCCGAGACCGCCCTGGCAAGAGAAATTGAAGAAGAAATTGGAAACAAAGCCATTGTTCAACGCTTTATTGGAGCAGTCGAGTGCACTTGGGAAGAAAACAACCAGAACAACCATGAAATAAATTTAGTTTTTGAAGTTGCAATTCCGGACATTGACTCAATTACTCCAGCACACTCAAATGAAAATCATTTAGAGTTCTACTGGGTGGAGCCTAAAGAATTGAAGACATACAACCTACAACCGTATCCTCTAGTGAAATGCATTATGGATTGGAAGGATAATTATAACGGCTTTTGGGGTACAACAATGAACCAAAGGTCATAA
- a CDS encoding diheme cytochrome c, giving the protein MNTKFNLMQLLANPFIIAAFCLSPAYADDKQKEKYERESFSAITNETYKQECGACHFNYQPGLLASASWEKLINTLPFHFDEDVSIDEKSVNEIEKYLIENSAENSTSKRARKILHSLKGQVPLRISETPYIKEKHHELNLSVFDRPSIGSRSNCIACHTTAEQGDYDDDNVKIPK; this is encoded by the coding sequence ATGAATACCAAATTCAATCTTATGCAATTGCTCGCTAATCCCTTCATCATTGCTGCATTCTGTTTGTCGCCTGCATATGCAGACGACAAACAGAAAGAAAAATATGAACGTGAATCATTCTCCGCTATTACGAATGAAACCTATAAGCAAGAATGTGGTGCCTGTCATTTCAATTATCAACCAGGTTTGCTTGCTTCAGCATCTTGGGAAAAACTAATTAATACTTTACCGTTCCATTTTGATGAAGACGTTTCAATAGATGAAAAATCAGTAAATGAAATTGAAAAATACTTAATAGAAAATTCAGCAGAGAATTCTACATCAAAAAGAGCCAGAAAAATATTACATAGCCTTAAAGGCCAAGTTCCTCTTAGAATATCAGAAACTCCATATATTAAAGAAAAACATCATGAATTGAACTTATCCGTTTTTGACAGGCCTTCAATCGGCTCACGATCAAATTGTATAGCTTGTCATACAACGGCCGAACAAGGTGACTACGACGATGATAATGTAAAAATACCAAAATAA
- a CDS encoding DUF6155 family protein, which yields MKVSDLKKKLDAKTKEDLIKDVLDLFKKNQFVKDYYIEKESDNQKSPVFLKHKEIIEKEFFPERGDGKARLSVAKKAISEFKNISTNNVLIADLMIFYVETGVNYTNEFGDINENFYLSMENMYEQALKFIVANKLSSNFQDRCLEIVEGTVNIGWGFHDQISFLYESCFG from the coding sequence ATGAAAGTTTCCGATCTAAAGAAAAAGCTGGATGCTAAAACAAAAGAAGATCTTATAAAAGATGTTCTTGATTTATTCAAAAAAAATCAGTTTGTCAAAGATTACTATATTGAAAAAGAATCGGACAATCAAAAATCTCCGGTATTTTTGAAACACAAAGAAATAATTGAAAAGGAATTTTTCCCAGAAAGAGGTGACGGTAAAGCAAGGCTATCAGTTGCTAAAAAAGCTATATCAGAATTCAAAAATATTTCTACCAACAACGTGCTTATAGCCGATTTAATGATATTTTATGTTGAAACTGGTGTCAATTATACTAATGAATTTGGTGATATAAATGAAAATTTTTATCTAAGCATGGAAAACATGTATGAACAAGCACTGAAATTCATCGTTGCAAATAAATTATCAAGCAATTTCCAAGATCGTTGCTTGGAAATTGTAGAAGGCACAGTAAATATTGGTTGGGGTTTTCATGACCAAATATCGTTTCTATATGAAAGTTGTTTTGGCTAA
- a CDS encoding GNAT family N-acetyltransferase translates to MIERDSSQQKWMYRAILQKNDNRMVGHISFHHKAPDPDLLEISELAVELGYTIDPEYRRRGIAKESAIAMMEWANYESNVRTFILTISPANYPSIKLAEAMNFKIIGEHIDEIDGLEYTMRGEIEDVLRTKHA, encoded by the coding sequence ATGATTGAGCGAGATAGCAGTCAGCAAAAGTGGATGTACCGAGCAATTCTCCAAAAGAATGATAATAGAATGGTTGGGCACATAAGCTTTCATCACAAAGCACCAGACCCGGATCTTTTGGAAATTTCTGAATTAGCGGTCGAATTGGGATATACAATAGACCCAGAATACAGAAGAAGAGGGATTGCTAAGGAAAGTGCCATTGCGATGATGGAGTGGGCTAACTATGAATCGAATGTAAGAACTTTTATACTAACCATCAGTCCTGCAAACTACCCCTCTATTAAATTGGCTGAAGCAATGAACTTCAAAATAATTGGAGAGCATATCGACGAAATCGATGGGTTGGAATACACGATGAGGGGTGAAATAGAAGATGTTTTAAGAACAAAGCACGCATAA
- a CDS encoding IS91 family transposase: MDIKSLINKYFDLYMIRHGGNAIPEQLRALRDIQQCRTPQSGELYARCPDCQHGEWRPLSCGNRHCPTCLNHQTSSWLDKQQAKLMPVPYFLATFTLPYELRYLAYGHQKTVYSLMFKCVAEVLRSFAANPKHLGAEIGMTMILHTHARDLSFHPHIHVLIPGGGIDKRFGKWRKVKNDYLFNGFALAKTFRGKFLDMLKSTGLSLPQNLPEKWVAHCECVGNGFPALKYLARYLYRGVISEKNIVASHNGNVTFKYRDSRTDELRYSTVKAEDFLNILVKHVLPRGFRRVRDYGFLHANARKIRTLIQLILHVFTPIVPKQRQRPKYSCPKCKAAMLVIRFRFDYGRSG, from the coding sequence ATGGACATTAAATCACTCATCAACAAATACTTCGACCTGTACATGATTCGTCATGGCGGCAATGCCATCCCAGAGCAACTGAGGGCTTTGAGGGACATACAGCAGTGTCGAACCCCTCAATCTGGCGAACTCTATGCACGATGCCCTGATTGCCAGCATGGAGAATGGCGCCCCCTCTCGTGCGGCAACCGCCACTGCCCAACCTGCCTCAATCACCAGACCAGTTCCTGGCTTGATAAACAGCAGGCGAAGCTCATGCCGGTCCCCTACTTCCTGGCCACCTTTACCTTACCATATGAACTGCGATACCTGGCATACGGGCACCAGAAAACTGTCTATTCCCTGATGTTCAAATGCGTCGCTGAAGTCCTTAGATCCTTTGCTGCGAACCCAAAACATCTTGGAGCGGAGATCGGCATGACCATGATCCTGCACACCCACGCGCGAGACCTCTCGTTTCACCCCCACATTCATGTACTCATCCCTGGCGGCGGTATAGATAAACGATTCGGCAAGTGGAGAAAGGTGAAAAATGACTATCTCTTCAATGGATTTGCCCTGGCCAAAACCTTCCGCGGCAAATTCCTCGACATGCTGAAATCAACAGGCCTGTCCCTGCCTCAAAATCTGCCTGAAAAGTGGGTTGCCCATTGTGAATGCGTGGGCAATGGCTTCCCGGCCCTGAAATATCTGGCCAGATATCTCTATCGAGGCGTCATCAGCGAGAAAAATATTGTGGCAAGTCACAACGGAAATGTCACTTTCAAGTACCGTGACAGTAGGACTGATGAGCTAAGATATTCCACAGTAAAAGCAGAGGATTTCCTGAACATCCTGGTCAAGCATGTCCTGCCGAGAGGCTTCAGACGCGTGCGGGATTACGGTTTTCTGCACGCCAATGCCAGAAAAATCAGAACCCTCATTCAGCTTATACTGCATGTCTTTACCCCAATAGTGCCAAAACAGCGGCAAAGGCCAAAGTATTCCTGCCCAAAATGCAAGGCGGCTATGCTGGTGATACGCTTTCGATTCGACTACGGCAGATCAGGATAA
- a CDS encoding pentapeptide repeat-containing protein, which translates to MVLVKSSLTMYMKKDSPDILDYEMFEDEMFLDINLPQHTKFVEVEFCDCKFVNCKLSKVNFFNCRFERCSFTNCDLNSISVKHTVFDDVLFEESKLTGIQWAETGIPLDVIFRQCSLDYCSFINVDLKGTEITNCKVKEADFSEANLSRADCRHSDFTGTRFVNTNLEYTDLSDAFNYSIHPGANKLKKTVFSSPDVLSLLDVYDIVIK; encoded by the coding sequence GTGGTCTTAGTAAAATCATCTTTAACCATGTATATGAAAAAAGACAGTCCTGATATATTGGATTATGAAATGTTCGAAGACGAAATGTTTTTGGATATCAACTTGCCACAACACACTAAATTTGTTGAGGTAGAGTTTTGTGACTGTAAATTTGTAAACTGTAAATTGTCCAAAGTGAATTTCTTTAATTGCAGGTTTGAGCGTTGTAGCTTTACAAATTGCGATTTAAACTCAATTTCAGTAAAACATACTGTTTTTGATGATGTCCTCTTTGAGGAATCAAAACTAACAGGAATTCAGTGGGCTGAAACTGGCATACCTCTAGATGTAATATTTAGACAATGTTCATTGGATTACTGTAGTTTTATCAATGTGGATCTGAAAGGCACAGAAATTACCAATTGTAAAGTGAAAGAGGCTGATTTTTCTGAAGCAAATTTGTCCAGAGCGGATTGTCGCCACTCTGATTTTACCGGAACCAGATTTGTTAATACAAATTTGGAATATACTGATTTGTCTGATGCATTCAACTATTCGATTCATCCAGGCGCCAATAAACTTAAGAAAACGGTATTTTCTTCACCCGATGTTTTGTCGCTATTAGATGTGTATGATATTGTAATTAAATAA
- a CDS encoding class I SAM-dependent methyltransferase — MTTRYRNSFSGKGVFPPKYAFTLLIPFRNLFLSPKKLIQRLDISGDQNILEIGPGPGYFSSHVAKKLESGRLVLIDIQQEMLDMSKKRLDKKGITNVDYKLTDGYCLDLESNLFDRVFMVTVLGEVDNKDTYLKEIYRVLKEGGILSISELVGDPDKISVEDLKSLVAKYGFTVFQVFGNKYNYTINFRKITEK, encoded by the coding sequence ATGACAACTCGATATAGAAATAGTTTTTCAGGTAAAGGTGTGTTTCCACCTAAGTATGCTTTTACTCTCTTAATTCCCTTCCGTAACTTATTTCTGTCTCCCAAAAAGTTGATCCAAAGATTAGATATAAGCGGAGACCAAAATATATTAGAGATAGGTCCAGGTCCTGGCTATTTCAGTTCTCATGTTGCAAAAAAACTGGAAAGCGGTAGGCTTGTCTTGATAGATATTCAACAAGAAATGTTGGATATGTCAAAAAAACGACTCGATAAAAAAGGAATTACTAATGTAGATTACAAGTTAACTGATGGCTACTGCCTTGATCTGGAAAGCAACCTTTTTGATAGAGTATTTATGGTAACAGTCTTAGGTGAGGTTGACAATAAAGACACATATTTAAAGGAGATTTATAGGGTTTTAAAAGAAGGGGGAATTTTGTCGATCTCAGAGTTAGTTGGAGATCCCGACAAGATTAGTGTTGAGGATCTTAAATCTTTAGTTGCAAAATATGGTTTTACAGTATTTCAAGTTTTTGGAAACAAGTATAACTACACTATCAATTTCAGGAAGATAACTGAAAAATAA
- a CDS encoding cation:proton antiporter family protein: MDPIILTVAFTLGYLAHRASLPPMIGFLLAGLGLNLLGYTTDPILAQIAEFGVTLLLFTIGLKLDIKNLFKPEVWAGASIHMVLTTALFGLLLFLLSHSGLQFFLGLDMTTAMLVAFGLSFSSTVFAVKVLEGNGRMDSLNGRTAIGILIIQDLIAVVFLTISAGKMPSPYAILVLAALPLARALIFRMMDRVGHGELQLALGMFLTFVVGAALFDLVGLKADLGALIMGVLVAPHKRAKELANSLLSVKELMLIAFFIDIGLAGLPGWSGFMASVVLVLMLPLKMALYFFILSRFKLSARSSFKSTMNLSNYSEFGLIVCYMAVSTGMLDKQWLVVMAIALSLSFVAASPLNKFGDRIYERFGDLLKKFESKERHPEEKPVPVGDWRIAIVGMGRIGSGAYDVFRKQYGDVVVGLDYDPASVAQQKEEGRQVLLGDVTDPDYWHRLPRGKSKLKMVILAMPCMDAKLYVTSVLKKNNFPGTIASVAMFDDEINTLLEAGVDTAFNVYTEAGAGLANHIKENITLEDGMFSPVVSSVSPKSVK; the protein is encoded by the coding sequence ATGGACCCAATTATTCTTACCGTAGCCTTTACTTTAGGCTATCTCGCCCACAGGGCAAGCCTGCCGCCGATGATAGGCTTTCTGCTTGCCGGGCTTGGCCTCAATTTGCTGGGCTACACCACAGACCCTATTCTGGCACAAATTGCCGAGTTCGGTGTAACCCTGCTGCTTTTCACCATTGGTCTCAAACTCGATATCAAGAACCTGTTCAAGCCGGAAGTATGGGCTGGCGCATCGATCCATATGGTGCTCACCACGGCACTCTTCGGTCTTCTACTCTTTCTGCTAAGTCATAGCGGACTTCAGTTTTTCCTGGGCCTTGATATGACCACGGCAATGCTCGTGGCCTTTGGTCTCAGCTTTTCATCCACAGTTTTTGCCGTGAAAGTGCTTGAAGGAAATGGCCGGATGGATTCGCTGAACGGCCGTACCGCTATTGGTATACTCATTATTCAGGACCTGATAGCCGTTGTCTTTCTTACTATCTCGGCTGGCAAAATGCCGTCTCCGTATGCGATCCTGGTCCTGGCAGCACTTCCTTTGGCAAGGGCACTGATTTTTCGGATGATGGACAGGGTAGGCCATGGCGAACTGCAGCTAGCCCTGGGGATGTTCCTCACCTTTGTGGTGGGTGCCGCCTTGTTTGATCTGGTCGGCTTGAAGGCAGATCTGGGAGCACTGATAATGGGTGTGCTGGTGGCGCCTCATAAGCGGGCCAAGGAACTTGCTAATTCGCTTTTGAGTGTGAAAGAGCTGATGCTCATCGCATTCTTTATCGATATCGGCCTTGCCGGGTTGCCGGGCTGGTCTGGATTCATGGCATCGGTGGTGCTGGTGCTTATGCTTCCCTTGAAAATGGCACTCTACTTTTTCATTCTTAGTCGCTTCAAACTCAGCGCCCGCAGTTCGTTCAAATCGACCATGAATCTCTCAAACTATTCAGAATTTGGTCTGATAGTCTGCTACATGGCGGTTTCGACCGGAATGCTCGATAAACAGTGGCTGGTGGTTATGGCCATTGCCCTCTCTCTTTCTTTTGTTGCGGCATCTCCCCTCAACAAATTCGGTGATCGTATTTACGAGCGTTTTGGAGATCTCCTGAAAAAGTTTGAGAGTAAGGAGAGGCATCCTGAAGAGAAGCCTGTTCCTGTTGGCGATTGGCGGATAGCGATCGTTGGTATGGGGCGAATCGGTTCCGGCGCTTATGATGTGTTTCGTAAACAGTATGGTGATGTTGTGGTCGGCCTCGACTACGATCCTGCCAGTGTTGCACAGCAGAAGGAGGAGGGCAGACAGGTACTACTGGGTGATGTTACAGACCCGGATTACTGGCACAGGTTACCAAGGGGGAAATCGAAACTGAAAATGGTAATCCTGGCCATGCCCTGCATGGATGCAAAACTCTATGTCACCAGCGTACTGAAAAAAAATAACTTTCCCGGAACCATCGCTTCCGTTGCCATGTTTGATGACGAGATAAACACACTCCTGGAAGCGGGGGTTGATACGGCTTTTAATGTGTACACAGAGGCTGGTGCCGGATTAGCTAACCACATTAAAGAAAATATAACGCTTGAAGACGGAATGTTCAGTCCGGTTGTCTCTTCTGTTTCACCGAAAAGCGTAAAGTAG
- a CDS encoding aminoacylase encodes MVAPGFIDTHVHGSDPFTIKMVLRDGVTTAMDLEAGACHVGDWYEQKAKGGWQVNYGTTSSHALNRMIVHDPETAIDEPVDMANAADCMHVAGEDGVAGWAMTKDTIETMNKVSRLLDEDMRQGALGLAAVPAYMARGLTTYALFEGQRAASRYGRLTAVHTRFHLSSEPPTEAALGFDEVFTNAFLLDAPLLVQHNNDYGWWEIEEKLQLVRARGLNMWSEHYPYASGGTVISADFLRPEVWEDIQGNRYEETIFDPQTDSFFTRETFKKTVANDPSRNIVIFMPWREEWIQYWLTMPHMAVASDGLPGHDANGNLLPMNADYSEYAGNPRTAGTHAKTLRLGREQGVPLMFQLSQLSYWPALHLGDTGLQAMKDRGRVQVGKIADLTLFNPDKVTDNATFTAGENGLPSTGIPYVIVNGAVVVKKSKVLVDVKPGLPIRFPVEENSRFEPVTVKRWINEKTIAPFENHVEDACGMSEIINDNELK; translated from the coding sequence GTGGTTGCTCCCGGTTTTATTGATACCCATGTCCATGGCTCAGATCCCTTCACCATTAAGATGGTTTTGCGGGATGGGGTGACCACGGCCATGGATCTTGAGGCCGGTGCGTGTCATGTGGGTGACTGGTATGAACAAAAGGCCAAAGGAGGATGGCAGGTCAATTATGGCACAACATCCAGCCATGCGTTGAACCGAATGATTGTACATGATCCGGAAACTGCCATTGACGAGCCCGTAGATATGGCCAACGCGGCCGATTGCATGCATGTCGCAGGTGAAGACGGCGTTGCGGGCTGGGCCATGACCAAGGACACTATCGAAACCATGAACAAGGTGTCACGCCTGCTTGATGAAGACATGCGGCAGGGGGCCCTTGGTCTTGCCGCGGTTCCTGCCTACATGGCCCGGGGATTGACAACCTATGCATTATTCGAGGGCCAGCGCGCGGCATCCCGCTATGGACGTCTTACGGCCGTGCATACCCGTTTTCACCTTTCGTCCGAGCCGCCCACGGAAGCCGCCCTCGGCTTTGACGAAGTATTTACCAATGCATTTCTTCTCGATGCGCCGCTGCTGGTGCAACATAACAATGATTACGGATGGTGGGAAATAGAAGAAAAACTTCAGCTCGTCCGCGCCAGGGGCCTTAACATGTGGTCCGAGCATTATCCATACGCTTCAGGAGGAACAGTTATTTCTGCAGATTTTCTCCGTCCTGAAGTATGGGAAGATATTCAGGGCAATCGTTACGAGGAAACCATCTTTGATCCCCAAACGGACAGCTTTTTCACTCGCGAGACTTTTAAGAAGACTGTTGCCAATGATCCCAGCCGGAACATCGTGATATTTATGCCATGGCGTGAGGAATGGATCCAGTATTGGCTCACCATGCCACACATGGCAGTGGCAAGTGATGGCCTGCCCGGACATGACGCAAACGGGAATCTTCTGCCAATGAACGCGGATTATTCGGAATATGCAGGCAATCCACGCACGGCCGGCACGCATGCCAAGACCTTGCGCCTGGGGCGGGAGCAGGGTGTGCCCCTGATGTTTCAACTTTCACAACTCAGCTACTGGCCGGCCCTCCATCTCGGCGACACTGGGCTCCAGGCCATGAAGGACAGGGGGCGCGTTCAGGTGGGCAAGATTGCCGACCTGACACTTTTCAACCCTGATAAGGTTACTGACAATGCCACTTTTACGGCAGGTGAAAACGGCCTTCCCTCCACAGGCATTCCCTATGTGATTGTAAACGGCGCTGTTGTCGTGAAAAAGTCCAAAGTGCTCGTGGACGTGAAGCCGGGCCTGCCTATACGGTTTCCCGTGGAAGAAAACAGTCGGTTCGAGCCGGTAACCGTGAAACGATGGATCAACGAGAAAACCATTGCACCTTTTGAAAATCACGTGGAGGATGCTTGTGGAATGAGTGAGATTATCAATGACAATGAACTCAAATAA
- a CDS encoding IS4 family transposase, whose translation MAHSSTILNQIASFFPRHDFEKLARKHHHGQKFRSFNRWSQFLAMTIAQLTSRKSLRDLVSNLAVQKSRLYHLGMRPTSRATLARVNEQQPYETFKAMFFQLLHKCQANAPKHRFKFKGKIYLLDATMVNLCLSVFPWANYRKTKGAMKLHFGLDASGYLPVFMDMTEGKKHEIEWARSLNLPAGSCVVFDRGFTDYTWYETLDKRKITFVTRLKSNAKVYRYGNRRKPDSPDVLEDQKIKIPGYQFTFRRIIYVDPETGIEYQFVTNSRKLKASEVAAIYKERWQIELFFKWIKQQLKVKTFLGTSENAVLTQLWIALCVYLMLSYFKFMAKFKGSLTQLLRLLQLNIFERRPLADLLKPPDKPGKTQFSPQLALWN comes from the coding sequence ATGGCTCATTCTAGCACAATCCTAAATCAGATTGCTTCATTTTTCCCAAGACATGATTTTGAGAAACTGGCAAGAAAGCATCATCATGGACAAAAGTTTCGCTCCTTCAACAGATGGAGCCAGTTTCTCGCCATGACTATAGCCCAACTCACTTCCAGAAAGAGCCTTCGTGACTTAGTCAGCAACCTGGCCGTTCAAAAGTCTCGTTTGTATCATTTGGGTATGAGGCCAACTAGTCGGGCCACCTTGGCTCGTGTCAATGAGCAACAGCCTTATGAGACTTTCAAAGCCATGTTCTTTCAGCTTTTGCATAAGTGCCAGGCGAATGCTCCGAAGCATAGGTTCAAGTTCAAGGGTAAAATTTATTTACTCGATGCAACGATGGTCAATCTCTGTCTCTCAGTGTTTCCGTGGGCTAACTACCGCAAAACCAAGGGTGCCATGAAATTGCATTTTGGCCTTGATGCAAGTGGCTATCTTCCAGTCTTCATGGATATGACGGAGGGCAAAAAACATGAAATCGAATGGGCACGATCTCTTAACCTGCCTGCCGGTTCTTGTGTAGTTTTTGACCGAGGGTTCACCGATTACACTTGGTACGAGACCCTCGACAAACGCAAAATAACGTTCGTAACACGGCTTAAAAGTAATGCAAAAGTCTATCGCTACGGCAACCGACGTAAACCCGATTCTCCTGATGTTCTTGAAGACCAAAAGATAAAAATTCCAGGATATCAGTTCACTTTTCGACGGATTATCTATGTTGATCCAGAAACGGGCATTGAGTATCAGTTTGTGACAAATTCGAGGAAACTCAAAGCATCAGAGGTTGCTGCAATTTATAAAGAACGCTGGCAAATCGAACTGTTCTTTAAGTGGATCAAGCAACAACTAAAAGTGAAGACGTTTCTTGGAACATCTGAAAACGCAGTACTTACACAGCTATGGATTGCCCTCTGTGTCTATCTAATGCTGTCGTATTTTAAATTCATGGCCAAATTCAAAGGATCGCTCACGCAACTGCTCAGGCTATTGCAATTGAACATTTTTGAAAGAAGACCGTTGGCTGACTTGTTAAAGCCGCCTGACAAACCAGGAAAAACACAATTTTCGCCACAACTTGCATTGTGGAATTAA
- a CDS encoding glycoside hydrolase family 3 N-terminal domain-containing protein: MIFTNKQNAHAVIFPAFSCLSLSDSVKEFLSEGGCSILVGETREEYVSRQVSIERKLLETPETVLCFNNEAKSFSKQIIIAVDQEISGICRLHDLVEPFPSIEELQTIHLSDFEHLSSKIATAAKKLGFNCFLGPILDIVSGINPWLLGRTWTTDPIRLSDISSAFIRGIQSSHVAAAAKHFPGYSTIELDPAIESEAIMDGSLESIQAGYIPFEDAIKNNVEIIMTGPAIIETLDPNLPASLSPKIIQTLKSGLGFQGLILSDDLDSKATLRNKTISSVAIDALNAGSDLLLVADTGSQIQDVVNSIIQAVNSGTLSERRLYEAAEKVRTVAAKYST; this comes from the coding sequence ATGATATTTACAAATAAACAAAACGCACATGCTGTTATCTTCCCAGCATTTAGTTGCCTTTCGTTGAGCGATTCTGTTAAAGAGTTTTTATCAGAAGGAGGTTGCTCAATTTTAGTGGGTGAAACCCGTGAAGAGTATGTTTCCAGGCAGGTCTCAATTGAACGGAAATTATTAGAGACTCCAGAAACCGTACTTTGTTTTAATAACGAGGCCAAATCATTTTCAAAACAAATAATAATAGCTGTAGATCAAGAGATTTCTGGAATATGTAGACTACACGATTTAGTTGAACCATTCCCTTCTATAGAAGAACTTCAAACCATACATCTTTCTGATTTCGAGCATTTATCATCAAAAATCGCAACAGCAGCAAAAAAACTAGGTTTTAATTGTTTTCTGGGGCCAATATTAGACATAGTATCTGGCATCAACCCATGGTTACTAGGAAGGACATGGACAACTGATCCAATACGACTTTCCGATATCTCATCAGCTTTTATCAGAGGGATCCAATCTAGTCATGTTGCTGCTGCAGCAAAGCACTTTCCAGGATATTCGACTATCGAATTAGACCCTGCAATTGAGTCTGAAGCAATAATGGATGGCTCTTTAGAATCAATTCAAGCAGGTTACATCCCTTTTGAGGATGCTATCAAAAATAATGTTGAGATTATCATGACTGGTCCAGCTATAATTGAAACATTAGATCCTAACCTTCCGGCATCGCTATCGCCTAAAATTATACAAACCCTTAAATCAGGACTGGGATTCCAAGGTCTTATATTATCAGATGATTTAGATTCTAAGGCAACCTTGAGAAACAAAACCATTAGTAGTGTTGCTATAGATGCATTGAATGCAGGTTCTGATCTACTCCTTGTAGCTGATACAGGTAGCCAGATTCAAGATGTTGTAAATTCAATAATCCAGGCTGTAAACTCAGGTACCTTATCTGAACGCCGACTATAC
- a CDS encoding DHCW motif cupin fold protein gives MNDKNIPFQTIDWSKIPKTEHKGETGVAYWQTLQFDGLRIRIVEYSAGYVADHWCQKGHIVHCLEGEVTNEQEEGISSVLTSGMSYVVSDDLSSHRSVTKNGVKLMIIDGDFLQLK, from the coding sequence ATGAATGATAAAAACATCCCATTTCAAACTATAGATTGGTCAAAAATTCCTAAGACTGAACATAAAGGTGAAACCGGTGTTGCATATTGGCAAACCCTCCAATTCGATGGTTTACGAATAAGAATTGTTGAATATTCTGCTGGCTACGTTGCCGACCATTGGTGCCAAAAAGGTCACATAGTTCATTGCCTTGAAGGTGAAGTTACAAATGAACAAGAAGAAGGTATTAGTTCAGTATTAACTTCAGGTATGTCGTATGTTGTATCAGATGATTTGAGCTCTCATCGTTCTGTAACAAAAAATGGTGTAAAACTAATGATAATCGACGGTGATTTTCTCCAGCTTAAATAA